The Diprion similis isolate iyDipSimi1 chromosome 11, iyDipSimi1.1, whole genome shotgun sequence genome includes a region encoding these proteins:
- the LOC124412269 gene encoding uncharacterized protein LOC124412269 isoform X1, with product MTGSRVRTRVFMSLFLALLAVALQGVQGEEELGVGQVPSEVQCRPYIEKALKDLGTGSLEENSVEVGEATDEDEAPPLNEQGEEPTDADNDDDDNNDDDDDAGKDDSDHSMENADDGSDEGDRPDDGGSNSGEDDDELAANEPVEDDAEAASSEDTDGDSENVETVEITSAEGAAENQSEGDDGDEADNADDDDDNDDQQKDEKSTEEPEEGGTEETASQETDGVAENDADGSTEYKEDETAEEDGDRTEEVKDVESEEEDNKNDIESGEDNIVDNEPSEEKDEDQKSAEDQDGSAQEVDNNSNSAEDGESDVGDAGKDDSEEKKDDVGIESEEKQDDADGDSDIDDGVKKDDDEDSKEDGKGDSKEESVEGQDETKESAEASEGTDNASAESPDDDTKSEESEEVKSRERREVGVEVEGGVEVDDDKSSKEDDGDKEKTDSVEDVDEKESEESTEDEGAGSTPEEDLIQEIEVPENLRPRDHINQLLKLDEENEEKERAIQKAADIVLRDLKRLYDTAIKPLETLYKYRDLSNRHFGDPEIFSKPLVLFMGPWSGGKSSIINYLLDNEYKPTSLRTGISQECIEEPCKPLNGTDTGAEPSPAYFNILMHGEEEEILDGTQLAADWTFSGLQKFGQGMLDRLRGIRLNNKLLEKVNIVEIPGILEIRKQVQRLFPFNDACQWFIDRADIIFLVYDPAKLDVGPETEAILDQLKGREYQTRIILNKADQVKPEELMRVQGALIWNISPLMSSAEPPIMYSTSLWSLPYEAGAPTRLLYAQERAFLRDLRSAVDKRVEHKIASARRFAVRVRNHAKMVDCYLTTYYNHKTFFGNKKDISDKIIENPQDYHIYEGLSTLTNISRYDLPDPDVYKDFFRLNPLYDFQQLSTTCTYFRGCPINRLDVAIAYDLPELVGKYKKSVEVALHESETSPPSS from the exons ATGACGGGCTCGCGGGTGCGAACCCGGGTTTTCATGAGCCTCTTCCTCGCCCTCCTAGCCGTCGCCTTGCAGG GAGTGCAAGGTGAGGAAGAGCTAGGTGTGGGCCAGGTACCTTCGGAAGTACAGTGTCGACCTTACATCGAAAAAGCCCTCAAGGATCTCGGTACAG GGTCTCTCGAGGAGAatagtgtcgaggtgggcgaGGCTACGGACGAAGATGAGGCGCCTCCGTTGAACGAACAG GGTGAAGAGCCAACGGATGCTGACAATGACGATGACgacaataatgatgatgacgacgatGCGGGAAAAGATGATAGCGATCATTCCATGGAAAATGCTGACGATGGTAGTGATGAGGGAGATCGTCCGGACGATGGAGGAAGTAACAGCGGTGAGGATGACGATGAGCTCGCTGCTAACGAACCAGTCGAAGATGACGCCGAAGCCGCTAGCAGCGAAGATACTGACGGAGACAGTGAAAACGTGGAAACTGTCGAGATAACGAGCGCCGAAGGTGCGGCGGAGAATCAGAGCGAAGGTGACGACGGAGACGAAGCTGACAACgccgacgatgacgacgacaacgacgatcAACAGAAGGATGAGAAATCTACCGAGGAACCAGAGGAGGGTGGAACGGAAGAGACAGCCAGTCAAGAAACAGATGGAGTCGCCGAAAACGACGCGGATG GAAGCACAGAGTATAAGGAGGATGAGACTGCCGAGGAAGACGGTGACCGTACGGAAGAAGTGAAGGACGTAGAatcggaggaggaggacaaTAAAAATGACATAGAATCCGGCGAGGATAACATCGTCGACAATGAACCTAGCGAGGAAAAGGATGAGGATCAAAAATCCGCTGAAGATCAAGACGGATCTGCTCAGGAGGTCGATAATAATTCCAATAGTGCTGAGGACGGCGAGTCGGATGTTGGAGATGCTGGAAAGGATGATTCCGAGGAAAAGAAAGACGATGTGGGTATTGAATCGGAAGAAAAACAGGATGACGCTGACGGTGATTCGGATATCGATGATGGTGTGAAAAAGGATGACGATGAAGACAGCAAGGAAGACGGCAAAGGAGATAGTAAAGAAGAGAGTGTCGAAGGTCAAGATGAAACCAAGGAAAGTGCCGAAGCGAGTGAGGGTACAGATAACGCTTCTGCTGAATCGCCAGACGACGATACAAAGTCCGAGGAAAGCGAAGAAGTAAAATCACGCGAGCGGCGAGAAGTTGGAGTCGAGGTAGAGGGTGGAGTGGAAGTCGACGACGATAAGTCAAGCAAGGAAGACGACGGTGACAAGGAAAAAACAGATTCGGTCGAAGACGTAGATGAGAAGGAGTCCGAAGAGTCAACCGAAG ATGAGGGAGCCGGATCCACTCCGGAAGAAGATCTCATTCAAGAAATTGAAGTGCCGGAGAACCTGAGGCCACGTGACCACATCAACCAGCTGCTAAAACTGGatgaagaaaacgaagaaaaggaaagagctATTCAAAAGGCCGCCGATATTGTCCTCCGTGATTTGAAGCGTCTGTACGACACCGCCATCAAACCGCTGGAAACTCTCTACAAGTACAGAGATCTGAGTAACAGACATTTCGGAG ACCCTGAGATCTTCTCAAAGCCGCTAGTTCTGTTTATGGGACCATGGAGTGGCGGAAAATCGTCAATCATCAATTACCTACTCGACAACGAATACAAACCAACTTCTTTAAGAACGG GTATTTCGCAAGAGTGTATCGAAGAGCCTTGCAAACCGCTAAATGGGACTGACACAGGAGCTGAGCCGTCACCTGCCTACTTCAACATCCTGATGCAcggagaggaggaggaaattCTCGACGGTACTCAGCTGGCGGCAGATTGGACATTTTCTGGACTGCAAAAATTCGGACAAGGAATGTTAGATCGTCTGCGCGGAATTCGTCTGAACAACAAGCTACTGGAAAAG GTAAACATCGTCGAGATACCTGGAATCTTGGAAATTCGCAAACAAGTCCAGAGACTCTTCCCGTTCAATGACGCCTGTCAATGGTTCATCGATAGAGCCGACATAATCTTCCTGGTCTACGATCCTGCTAAACTGGACGTCGGACCCGAGACAGAAGCTATTCTCGATCAACTGAAAGGACGAGAGTATCAA ACAAGAATCATTTTGAACAAGGCCGATCAAGTGAAGCCGGAAGAACTCATGAGGGTACAAGGTGCACTGATATGGAACATTTCACCACTGATGTCAAGTGCCGAACCTCCAATAATGTATTCAACGTCACTGTGGTCATTGCCTTACGAGGCTGGTGCACCAACAAGGCTGTTATACGCACAGGAGCGCGCCTTTCTTCGCGACCTACGTTCAGCGGTTGACAAAAGAGTTGAACACAAAATAGCTAGCGCCAGAAGATTCGCC gTACGGGTGCGAAATCACGCGAAAATGGTGGACTGCTACCTAACGACTTACTACAATCACAAGACCTTCTTTGGCAACAAGAAGGACATAAGTGACAAGATAATAGAAAACCCTCAAGACTACCACATCTACGAAGGTCTTAGCACCTTGACAAATATCTCGCGCTACGATCTGCCCGATCCCGACGTTTACAAAGATTTCTTCCGTCTGAATCCACTGTACGATTTTCAACAGCTGAGCACCACGTGTACGTACTTCCGTGGATGCCCGATAAATAGGCTCGACGTAGCGATAGCCTATGATTTACCAGAACTTGTAGGAAAGTACAAGAAATCGGTAGAGGTCGCTTTACACGAGAGTGAGACGAGTCCTCCGTCGAGTTGA
- the LOC124412271 gene encoding putative protein FAM10A4 isoform X2 → MAAPVSKEHLAQLKVFTDLCVENPSILHLPDFAFVKTFIEHFGGNVPDAKSGNTSGYPKFKPQPPQANIPEPEPVPESDESDIELDMTGVIEPDTDAPQKMGNPTLQPTEEEVAESQSKRSEAVSAFVEKDYEKALSLYTEAIVLNPQASLLYAKRGQLYLMLNKPNACIRDCDRALEINPDSAAAHKFRGRAYRLLGKWEEAANDLRLACKIDFDEQADEWLREVTPNARKIEEHKRKQERKKAERIERERMERLKKAREEAKLREDNTRPSQTEGSAPGAGGGGSPGTGDFYQFLKDPEVLQAFQDPEVGEAFKDISANPANILKYQSNPKIMALINKMASKFGGAGGGMPPGMAGMAGMAGGMGGFPGMMGGMPGFGGTGAAPPTDPSRPQNPADDVGLD, encoded by the exons ATGGCTGCTCCTGTCAGTAAAGAGCATCTGGCCCAGTTGAAAGTATTCACCGATTTGTGCGTTGAAAATCCTTCGATCCTGCACCTTCCGGACTTCGCTTTTGTCAAAACTTTCATCGAACATTTTGGAGGCAATGTCCCTGATGCCAAGAGCGGCAACACCTCGGGATATCCCAAATTCAAACCTCAACCCCCTCAGGCAAATATTCCCGAGCCTGAGCCTGTACCGGAATCTGATGAAAGTGACATCGAACTTGATATGACGGGTGTCATTG aacCGGACACAGACGCCCCACAGAAAATGGGTAATCCTACTCTTCAGCCAACGGAGGAAGAAGTGGCAGAGTCTCAATCGAAGCGTTCCGAAGCGGTGTCCGCTTTTGTCGAAAAAGACTATGAAAAGGCGCTGTCTTTGTATACAGAAGCTATAGTACTGAATCCTCAAGCTTCTTTGCTGTACGCAAAGCGCGGGCAACTGTACTTGATGCTCAACAAACCCAACGCTTGTATCCGCGACTGTGATCGTGCTCTTGAAATAAATCCAGACAGTGCTGCCGCGCACAAGTTCAGGGGACGTGCTTACAGATTACTTGGAAAATGGGAGGAGGCTGCCAATGATCTTCGTCTAGCttgtaaaatcgattttgatgAACAAGCTGATGAATGGCTGCGAGAAGTTACTCCTAAT gcTCGCAAAATAGAGGAACACAAACGGAAGCAGGAACGTAAAAAGGCTGAGAGAATTGAACGTGAGAGAATGGAAAGACTGAAGAAAGCCCGAGAGGAGGCAAAATTGAGGGAAGATAACACGCGTCCATCCCAAACTGAAGGATCCGCACCCGGGGCAGGAGGTGGTGGTTCTCCTGGTACGGGTGATTTTTACCAATTCCTTAAGGACCCTGAAGTTCTGCAAGCTTTCCAG GATCCGGAGGTAGGGGAAGCGTTCAAGGACATTTCTGCGAACCCGGCAAACATATTGAAGTACCAGAGCAACCCGAAGATTATGGCACTGATTAATAAAATGGCTTCAAAGTTTGGGGGAGCGGGAGGTGGAATGCCACCGGGTATGGCTGGCATGGCAGGCATGGCAGGCGGCATGGGCGGATTTCCAGGCATGATGGGTGGTATGCCCGGCTTTGGTGGTACAGGTGCAGCACCACCGACCGATCCGTCTAGACCTCAGAACCCTGCAGACGACGTAGGCCTCGATTAA
- the LOC124412271 gene encoding putative protein FAM10A4 isoform X1, with translation MFVHTYVSRFFNWNFLDLLYAAFGKDIEMAAPVSKEHLAQLKVFTDLCVENPSILHLPDFAFVKTFIEHFGGNVPDAKSGNTSGYPKFKPQPPQANIPEPEPVPESDESDIELDMTGVIEPDTDAPQKMGNPTLQPTEEEVAESQSKRSEAVSAFVEKDYEKALSLYTEAIVLNPQASLLYAKRGQLYLMLNKPNACIRDCDRALEINPDSAAAHKFRGRAYRLLGKWEEAANDLRLACKIDFDEQADEWLREVTPNARKIEEHKRKQERKKAERIERERMERLKKAREEAKLREDNTRPSQTEGSAPGAGGGGSPGTGDFYQFLKDPEVLQAFQDPEVGEAFKDISANPANILKYQSNPKIMALINKMASKFGGAGGGMPPGMAGMAGMAGGMGGFPGMMGGMPGFGGTGAAPPTDPSRPQNPADDVGLD, from the exons ATGTTCGTGCATACGTATGTGTCGAGGTTTTTCAATTGGAATTTTCTAGATTTGCTATACGCGGCATTCGGTAAA GACATCGAAATGGCTGCTCCTGTCAGTAAAGAGCATCTGGCCCAGTTGAAAGTATTCACCGATTTGTGCGTTGAAAATCCTTCGATCCTGCACCTTCCGGACTTCGCTTTTGTCAAAACTTTCATCGAACATTTTGGAGGCAATGTCCCTGATGCCAAGAGCGGCAACACCTCGGGATATCCCAAATTCAAACCTCAACCCCCTCAGGCAAATATTCCCGAGCCTGAGCCTGTACCGGAATCTGATGAAAGTGACATCGAACTTGATATGACGGGTGTCATTG aacCGGACACAGACGCCCCACAGAAAATGGGTAATCCTACTCTTCAGCCAACGGAGGAAGAAGTGGCAGAGTCTCAATCGAAGCGTTCCGAAGCGGTGTCCGCTTTTGTCGAAAAAGACTATGAAAAGGCGCTGTCTTTGTATACAGAAGCTATAGTACTGAATCCTCAAGCTTCTTTGCTGTACGCAAAGCGCGGGCAACTGTACTTGATGCTCAACAAACCCAACGCTTGTATCCGCGACTGTGATCGTGCTCTTGAAATAAATCCAGACAGTGCTGCCGCGCACAAGTTCAGGGGACGTGCTTACAGATTACTTGGAAAATGGGAGGAGGCTGCCAATGATCTTCGTCTAGCttgtaaaatcgattttgatgAACAAGCTGATGAATGGCTGCGAGAAGTTACTCCTAAT gcTCGCAAAATAGAGGAACACAAACGGAAGCAGGAACGTAAAAAGGCTGAGAGAATTGAACGTGAGAGAATGGAAAGACTGAAGAAAGCCCGAGAGGAGGCAAAATTGAGGGAAGATAACACGCGTCCATCCCAAACTGAAGGATCCGCACCCGGGGCAGGAGGTGGTGGTTCTCCTGGTACGGGTGATTTTTACCAATTCCTTAAGGACCCTGAAGTTCTGCAAGCTTTCCAG GATCCGGAGGTAGGGGAAGCGTTCAAGGACATTTCTGCGAACCCGGCAAACATATTGAAGTACCAGAGCAACCCGAAGATTATGGCACTGATTAATAAAATGGCTTCAAAGTTTGGGGGAGCGGGAGGTGGAATGCCACCGGGTATGGCTGGCATGGCAGGCATGGCAGGCGGCATGGGCGGATTTCCAGGCATGATGGGTGGTATGCCCGGCTTTGGTGGTACAGGTGCAGCACCACCGACCGATCCGTCTAGACCTCAGAACCCTGCAGACGACGTAGGCCTCGATTAA
- the LOC124412269 gene encoding sarcalumenin isoform X3 produces MENADDGSDEGDRPDDGGSNSGEDDDELAANEPVEDDAEAASSEDTDGDSENVETVEITSAEGAAENQSEGDDGDEADNADDDDDNDDQQKDEKSTEEPEEGGTEETASQETDGVAENDADGSTEYKEDETAEEDGDRTEEVKDVESEEEDNKNDIESGEDNIVDNEPSEEKDEDQKSAEDQDGSAQEVDNNSNSAEDGESDVGDAGKDDSEEKKDDVGIESEEKQDDADGDSDIDDGVKKDDDEDSKEDGKGDSKEESVEGQDETKESAEASEGTDNASAESPDDDTKSEESEEVKSRERREVGVEVEGGVEVDDDKSSKEDDGDKEKTDSVEDVDEKESEESTEDEGAGSTPEEDLIQEIEVPENLRPRDHINQLLKLDEENEEKERAIQKAADIVLRDLKRLYDTAIKPLETLYKYRDLSNRHFGDPEIFSKPLVLFMGPWSGGKSSIINYLLDNEYKPTSLRTGISQECIEEPCKPLNGTDTGAEPSPAYFNILMHGEEEEILDGTQLAADWTFSGLQKFGQGMLDRLRGIRLNNKLLEKVNIVEIPGILEIRKQVQRLFPFNDACQWFIDRADIIFLVYDPAKLDVGPETEAILDQLKGREYQTRIILNKADQVKPEELMRVQGALIWNISPLMSSAEPPIMYSTSLWSLPYEAGAPTRLLYAQERAFLRDLRSAVDKRVEHKIASARRFAVRVRNHAKMVDCYLTTYYNHKTFFGNKKDISDKIIENPQDYHIYEGLSTLTNISRYDLPDPDVYKDFFRLNPLYDFQQLSTTCTYFRGCPINRLDVAIAYDLPELVGKYKKSVEVALHESETSPPSS; encoded by the exons ATGGAAAATGCTGACGATGGTAGTGATGAGGGAGATCGTCCGGACGATGGAGGAAGTAACAGCGGTGAGGATGACGATGAGCTCGCTGCTAACGAACCAGTCGAAGATGACGCCGAAGCCGCTAGCAGCGAAGATACTGACGGAGACAGTGAAAACGTGGAAACTGTCGAGATAACGAGCGCCGAAGGTGCGGCGGAGAATCAGAGCGAAGGTGACGACGGAGACGAAGCTGACAACgccgacgatgacgacgacaacgacgatcAACAGAAGGATGAGAAATCTACCGAGGAACCAGAGGAGGGTGGAACGGAAGAGACAGCCAGTCAAGAAACAGATGGAGTCGCCGAAAACGACGCGGATG GAAGCACAGAGTATAAGGAGGATGAGACTGCCGAGGAAGACGGTGACCGTACGGAAGAAGTGAAGGACGTAGAatcggaggaggaggacaaTAAAAATGACATAGAATCCGGCGAGGATAACATCGTCGACAATGAACCTAGCGAGGAAAAGGATGAGGATCAAAAATCCGCTGAAGATCAAGACGGATCTGCTCAGGAGGTCGATAATAATTCCAATAGTGCTGAGGACGGCGAGTCGGATGTTGGAGATGCTGGAAAGGATGATTCCGAGGAAAAGAAAGACGATGTGGGTATTGAATCGGAAGAAAAACAGGATGACGCTGACGGTGATTCGGATATCGATGATGGTGTGAAAAAGGATGACGATGAAGACAGCAAGGAAGACGGCAAAGGAGATAGTAAAGAAGAGAGTGTCGAAGGTCAAGATGAAACCAAGGAAAGTGCCGAAGCGAGTGAGGGTACAGATAACGCTTCTGCTGAATCGCCAGACGACGATACAAAGTCCGAGGAAAGCGAAGAAGTAAAATCACGCGAGCGGCGAGAAGTTGGAGTCGAGGTAGAGGGTGGAGTGGAAGTCGACGACGATAAGTCAAGCAAGGAAGACGACGGTGACAAGGAAAAAACAGATTCGGTCGAAGACGTAGATGAGAAGGAGTCCGAAGAGTCAACCGAAG ATGAGGGAGCCGGATCCACTCCGGAAGAAGATCTCATTCAAGAAATTGAAGTGCCGGAGAACCTGAGGCCACGTGACCACATCAACCAGCTGCTAAAACTGGatgaagaaaacgaagaaaaggaaagagctATTCAAAAGGCCGCCGATATTGTCCTCCGTGATTTGAAGCGTCTGTACGACACCGCCATCAAACCGCTGGAAACTCTCTACAAGTACAGAGATCTGAGTAACAGACATTTCGGAG ACCCTGAGATCTTCTCAAAGCCGCTAGTTCTGTTTATGGGACCATGGAGTGGCGGAAAATCGTCAATCATCAATTACCTACTCGACAACGAATACAAACCAACTTCTTTAAGAACGG GTATTTCGCAAGAGTGTATCGAAGAGCCTTGCAAACCGCTAAATGGGACTGACACAGGAGCTGAGCCGTCACCTGCCTACTTCAACATCCTGATGCAcggagaggaggaggaaattCTCGACGGTACTCAGCTGGCGGCAGATTGGACATTTTCTGGACTGCAAAAATTCGGACAAGGAATGTTAGATCGTCTGCGCGGAATTCGTCTGAACAACAAGCTACTGGAAAAG GTAAACATCGTCGAGATACCTGGAATCTTGGAAATTCGCAAACAAGTCCAGAGACTCTTCCCGTTCAATGACGCCTGTCAATGGTTCATCGATAGAGCCGACATAATCTTCCTGGTCTACGATCCTGCTAAACTGGACGTCGGACCCGAGACAGAAGCTATTCTCGATCAACTGAAAGGACGAGAGTATCAA ACAAGAATCATTTTGAACAAGGCCGATCAAGTGAAGCCGGAAGAACTCATGAGGGTACAAGGTGCACTGATATGGAACATTTCACCACTGATGTCAAGTGCCGAACCTCCAATAATGTATTCAACGTCACTGTGGTCATTGCCTTACGAGGCTGGTGCACCAACAAGGCTGTTATACGCACAGGAGCGCGCCTTTCTTCGCGACCTACGTTCAGCGGTTGACAAAAGAGTTGAACACAAAATAGCTAGCGCCAGAAGATTCGCC gTACGGGTGCGAAATCACGCGAAAATGGTGGACTGCTACCTAACGACTTACTACAATCACAAGACCTTCTTTGGCAACAAGAAGGACATAAGTGACAAGATAATAGAAAACCCTCAAGACTACCACATCTACGAAGGTCTTAGCACCTTGACAAATATCTCGCGCTACGATCTGCCCGATCCCGACGTTTACAAAGATTTCTTCCGTCTGAATCCACTGTACGATTTTCAACAGCTGAGCACCACGTGTACGTACTTCCGTGGATGCCCGATAAATAGGCTCGACGTAGCGATAGCCTATGATTTACCAGAACTTGTAGGAAAGTACAAGAAATCGGTAGAGGTCGCTTTACACGAGAGTGAGACGAGTCCTCCGTCGAGTTGA
- the LOC124412269 gene encoding uncharacterized protein LOC124412269 isoform X2, giving the protein MTGSRVRTRVFMSLFLALLAVALQGVQGEEELGVGQVPSEVQCRPYIEKALKDLGTGSLEENSVEVGEATDEDEAPPLNEQGEEPTDADNDDDDNNDDDDDAGKDDSDHSMENADDGSDEGDRPDDGGSNSGEDDDELAANEPVEDDAEAASSEDTDGDSENVETVEITSAEGAAENQSEGDDGDEADNADDDDDNDDQQKDEKSTEEPEEGGTEETASQETDGVAENDADGSTEYKEDETAEEDGDRTEEVKDVESEEEDNKNDIESGEDNIVDNEPSEEKDEDQKSAEDQDGSAQEVDNNSNSAEDGESDVGDAGKDDSEEKKDDVGIESEEKQDDADGDSDIDDGVKKDDDEDSKEDGKGDSKEESVEGQDETKESAEASEGTDNASAESPDDDTKSEESEEVKSRERREVGVEVEGGVEVDDDKSSKEDDGDKEKTDSVEDVDEKESEESTEDEGAGSTPEEDLIQEIEVPENLRPRDHINQLLKLDEENEEKERAIQKAADIVLRDLKRLYDTAIKPLETLYKYRDLSNRHFGDPEIFSKPLVLFMGPWSGGKSSIINYLLDNEYKPTSLRTGAEPSPAYFNILMHGEEEEILDGTQLAADWTFSGLQKFGQGMLDRLRGIRLNNKLLEKVNIVEIPGILEIRKQVQRLFPFNDACQWFIDRADIIFLVYDPAKLDVGPETEAILDQLKGREYQTRIILNKADQVKPEELMRVQGALIWNISPLMSSAEPPIMYSTSLWSLPYEAGAPTRLLYAQERAFLRDLRSAVDKRVEHKIASARRFAVRVRNHAKMVDCYLTTYYNHKTFFGNKKDISDKIIENPQDYHIYEGLSTLTNISRYDLPDPDVYKDFFRLNPLYDFQQLSTTCTYFRGCPINRLDVAIAYDLPELVGKYKKSVEVALHESETSPPSS; this is encoded by the exons ATGACGGGCTCGCGGGTGCGAACCCGGGTTTTCATGAGCCTCTTCCTCGCCCTCCTAGCCGTCGCCTTGCAGG GAGTGCAAGGTGAGGAAGAGCTAGGTGTGGGCCAGGTACCTTCGGAAGTACAGTGTCGACCTTACATCGAAAAAGCCCTCAAGGATCTCGGTACAG GGTCTCTCGAGGAGAatagtgtcgaggtgggcgaGGCTACGGACGAAGATGAGGCGCCTCCGTTGAACGAACAG GGTGAAGAGCCAACGGATGCTGACAATGACGATGACgacaataatgatgatgacgacgatGCGGGAAAAGATGATAGCGATCATTCCATGGAAAATGCTGACGATGGTAGTGATGAGGGAGATCGTCCGGACGATGGAGGAAGTAACAGCGGTGAGGATGACGATGAGCTCGCTGCTAACGAACCAGTCGAAGATGACGCCGAAGCCGCTAGCAGCGAAGATACTGACGGAGACAGTGAAAACGTGGAAACTGTCGAGATAACGAGCGCCGAAGGTGCGGCGGAGAATCAGAGCGAAGGTGACGACGGAGACGAAGCTGACAACgccgacgatgacgacgacaacgacgatcAACAGAAGGATGAGAAATCTACCGAGGAACCAGAGGAGGGTGGAACGGAAGAGACAGCCAGTCAAGAAACAGATGGAGTCGCCGAAAACGACGCGGATG GAAGCACAGAGTATAAGGAGGATGAGACTGCCGAGGAAGACGGTGACCGTACGGAAGAAGTGAAGGACGTAGAatcggaggaggaggacaaTAAAAATGACATAGAATCCGGCGAGGATAACATCGTCGACAATGAACCTAGCGAGGAAAAGGATGAGGATCAAAAATCCGCTGAAGATCAAGACGGATCTGCTCAGGAGGTCGATAATAATTCCAATAGTGCTGAGGACGGCGAGTCGGATGTTGGAGATGCTGGAAAGGATGATTCCGAGGAAAAGAAAGACGATGTGGGTATTGAATCGGAAGAAAAACAGGATGACGCTGACGGTGATTCGGATATCGATGATGGTGTGAAAAAGGATGACGATGAAGACAGCAAGGAAGACGGCAAAGGAGATAGTAAAGAAGAGAGTGTCGAAGGTCAAGATGAAACCAAGGAAAGTGCCGAAGCGAGTGAGGGTACAGATAACGCTTCTGCTGAATCGCCAGACGACGATACAAAGTCCGAGGAAAGCGAAGAAGTAAAATCACGCGAGCGGCGAGAAGTTGGAGTCGAGGTAGAGGGTGGAGTGGAAGTCGACGACGATAAGTCAAGCAAGGAAGACGACGGTGACAAGGAAAAAACAGATTCGGTCGAAGACGTAGATGAGAAGGAGTCCGAAGAGTCAACCGAAG ATGAGGGAGCCGGATCCACTCCGGAAGAAGATCTCATTCAAGAAATTGAAGTGCCGGAGAACCTGAGGCCACGTGACCACATCAACCAGCTGCTAAAACTGGatgaagaaaacgaagaaaaggaaagagctATTCAAAAGGCCGCCGATATTGTCCTCCGTGATTTGAAGCGTCTGTACGACACCGCCATCAAACCGCTGGAAACTCTCTACAAGTACAGAGATCTGAGTAACAGACATTTCGGAG ACCCTGAGATCTTCTCAAAGCCGCTAGTTCTGTTTATGGGACCATGGAGTGGCGGAAAATCGTCAATCATCAATTACCTACTCGACAACGAATACAAACCAACTTCTTTAAGAACGG GAGCTGAGCCGTCACCTGCCTACTTCAACATCCTGATGCAcggagaggaggaggaaattCTCGACGGTACTCAGCTGGCGGCAGATTGGACATTTTCTGGACTGCAAAAATTCGGACAAGGAATGTTAGATCGTCTGCGCGGAATTCGTCTGAACAACAAGCTACTGGAAAAG GTAAACATCGTCGAGATACCTGGAATCTTGGAAATTCGCAAACAAGTCCAGAGACTCTTCCCGTTCAATGACGCCTGTCAATGGTTCATCGATAGAGCCGACATAATCTTCCTGGTCTACGATCCTGCTAAACTGGACGTCGGACCCGAGACAGAAGCTATTCTCGATCAACTGAAAGGACGAGAGTATCAA ACAAGAATCATTTTGAACAAGGCCGATCAAGTGAAGCCGGAAGAACTCATGAGGGTACAAGGTGCACTGATATGGAACATTTCACCACTGATGTCAAGTGCCGAACCTCCAATAATGTATTCAACGTCACTGTGGTCATTGCCTTACGAGGCTGGTGCACCAACAAGGCTGTTATACGCACAGGAGCGCGCCTTTCTTCGCGACCTACGTTCAGCGGTTGACAAAAGAGTTGAACACAAAATAGCTAGCGCCAGAAGATTCGCC gTACGGGTGCGAAATCACGCGAAAATGGTGGACTGCTACCTAACGACTTACTACAATCACAAGACCTTCTTTGGCAACAAGAAGGACATAAGTGACAAGATAATAGAAAACCCTCAAGACTACCACATCTACGAAGGTCTTAGCACCTTGACAAATATCTCGCGCTACGATCTGCCCGATCCCGACGTTTACAAAGATTTCTTCCGTCTGAATCCACTGTACGATTTTCAACAGCTGAGCACCACGTGTACGTACTTCCGTGGATGCCCGATAAATAGGCTCGACGTAGCGATAGCCTATGATTTACCAGAACTTGTAGGAAAGTACAAGAAATCGGTAGAGGTCGCTTTACACGAGAGTGAGACGAGTCCTCCGTCGAGTTGA